One part of the Sesamum indicum cultivar Zhongzhi No. 13 linkage group LG14, S_indicum_v1.0, whole genome shotgun sequence genome encodes these proteins:
- the LOC105177064 gene encoding pectinesterase inhibitor-like, translating into MGSLFPGFVLLLLVSLSQAHDVIDDVCSKSENPSLCTSILRSDPQCSGAQIHKLYEIFVKKAVLSTQAALEVAKSYSSGADKAKCDVCAKSYTNAINSLNSCQHLINTNDRASITTLRTRLTTVKTDVAACDNQFGENQPFMLKAASRSCQEVISVLLAISNRM; encoded by the coding sequence ATGGGTTCACTTTTTCCAGGCTTTGTTTTACTATTATTAGTCTCCCTCTCTCAAGCTCATGATGTGATAGATGATGTTTGTTCCAAGTCAGAGAATCCATCTTTGTGCACCAGTATTCTGAGATCCGACCCACAGTGTTCCGGAGCACAAATTCATAAATTGTATGAAATCTTTGTGAAGAAAGCAGTACTCTCCACCCAAGCAGCTTTAGAGGTGGCTAAATCCTATAGCAGTGGCGCAGATAAAGCAAAATGTGATGTGTGCGCCAAGTCTTATACCAATGCCATCAACAGCCTTAACAGTTGTCAGCATTTGATAAACACGAATGATAGGGCCAGCATCACTACTCTGCGTACTAGGTTGACGACAGTTAAGACTGATGTTGCGGCATGCGACAATCAATTTGGGGAGAACCAGCCGTTTATGTTGAAAGCAGCCAGCCGCTCGTGCCAAGAAGTAATCTCTGTGCTTTTAGCCATTTCGAACCGTATGTGA
- the LOC105177065 gene encoding pectinesterase inhibitor-like — MGSLFPGFVLLLLVSLSQAHDVIDDVCSKSENPSLCTSILRSDPQCSGAQIHKLYEIFVKKAVLSTQAALEVAKSYSSGADKAKCDVCAKSYTNAINSLNSCQHLINTNDRASITTLRTRLTTVKTDVAACDNQFGENQPFMLKAASRSCQEVISVLLAISNRM, encoded by the coding sequence ATGGGTTCACTTTTTCCAGgctttgttttacttttattagTCTCCCTCTCTCAAGCTCATGATGTGATAGATGATGTTTGTTCCAAGTCAGAGAATCCATCTTTGTGCACCAGTATTCTGAGATCCGACCCACAGTGTTCCGGAGCACAAATTCATAAATTGTATGAAATCTTTGTGAAGAAAGCAGTACTCTCCACCCAAGCAGCTTTAGAGGTGGCTAAATCCTATAGCAGTGGCGCAGATAAAGCAAAATGTGATGTGTGCGCCAAGTCTTATACCAATGCCATCAACAGCCTTAACAGTTGTCAGCATTTGATAAACACGAATGATAGGGCCAGCATCACTACTCTGCGTACTAGATTGACGACAGTTAAGACTGATGTTGCGGCATGCGACAATCAATTTGGGGAGAACCAGCCGTTTATGTTGAAAGCAGCCAGCCGCTCGTGCCAAGAAGTAATCTCTGTGCTTTTAGCCATTTCGAACCGTATGTGA